A single window of Methanothermobacter marburgensis str. Marburg DNA harbors:
- a CDS encoding orotate phosphoribosyltransferase-like protein — MENELIKKARELRKRGFTTGEIADELNVSKDTARWLTLQTASSVSPKEVPVDFAINWESLGGSSSRMRYVSAAMADMALKYGVADVVLGIAISGIPFATLMADVMGAETGLETSLAVFHPVKHRKDEGAEGAISSNFAKVKGKRVVVVDDVITSGRTIGEVVRVLREQGAKPLAVTVLIDKKGISEVDGVPVESLIRVSRLG, encoded by the coding sequence ATGGAGAATGAACTTATAAAGAAGGCCAGGGAACTGAGGAAAAGGGGTTTTACAACAGGGGAAATTGCAGATGAACTGAACGTATCCAAGGATACTGCCAGGTGGCTGACGCTTCAGACCGCCAGTTCAGTTTCCCCAAAGGAGGTCCCTGTGGATTTTGCCATTAACTGGGAGAGCCTCGGTGGCAGTTCATCCCGTATGAGGTATGTTTCGGCTGCAATGGCAGACATGGCACTCAAGTACGGTGTTGCAGATGTTGTGCTCGGTATAGCCATAAGCGGAATACCATTCGCCACCCTCATGGCAGATGTCATGGGGGCTGAGACAGGTCTTGAAACATCCCTTGCCGTCTTCCACCCCGTGAAACACAGGAAGGATGAGGGGGCAGAGGGCGCCATTAGCAGCAACTTTGCAAAGGTGAAGGGCAAGAGGGTTGTGGTTGTTGATGATGTGATAACCAGCGGGAGGACCATAGGTGAGGTTGTAAGGGTCCTCAGGGAGCAGGGAGCAAAACCCCTGGCTGTCACCGTCCTCATAGATAAGAAGGGGATCTCAGAGGTTGATGGTGTACCTGTTGAGTCACTCATAAGGGTCAGCAGGCTTGGCTGA